A genomic window from Periophthalmus magnuspinnatus isolate fPerMag1 chromosome 16, fPerMag1.2.pri, whole genome shotgun sequence includes:
- the LOC117383269 gene encoding cholecystokinin-like, with protein sequence MNLGMSVCVLLAALFSSSLSLPSQTTSQNTEIDPRVSETLATPSEDSHTRQVRSVGSELSHDETEASNTLNQLLVKLLSRKAAESHPRSSLSSRASGLAPGHRIKDRDYLGWMDFGRRSAEEYEYAS encoded by the exons ATGAATTTaggtatgagtgtgtgtgtcctccTGGCTGCTCTCTTCAGCAGTTCCTTGAGTCTGCCTTCACAAACCACG TCACAGAATACAGAGATAGACCCCCGAGTGTCAGAGACCCTTGCTACGCCCTCTGAGGACAGTCACACTCGCCAGGTCCGCTCTGTGGGTTCAGAGCTGTCCCACGATGAAACAGAGGCAAGCAACACCCTCAACCAGCTGCTGGTCAAGCTGCTCTCTAGGAAAG CTGCAGAGTCCCACCCACGGTCCTCCCTGAGCAGCAGAGCCAGCGGGCTGGCCCCAGGACACAGGATAAAGGACAGAGACTACCTGGGCTGGATGGACTTTGGGAGACGTAGTGCTGAGGAGTATGAGTACGCCTCTTAA